One window of Armatimonadota bacterium genomic DNA carries:
- a CDS encoding alginate lyase family protein — translation MDDSQAKAFFDLVNLDYPGLEAVKASVQSGDYGQAKERIVQYYRTRAKPGWYCKEPPEGGLYPSLDSTTADDVLARRFTISSKTAQYERRIDWAVVPYGDREYTWLLNRHTYFLELGRAYLRTGDEKYARAFDEIVTDWIISNPVADDGGTSRNSWRTLEAGIRMFNSWQMGWQSFKDSPSFTTDSRILMLRSFAEHADFLMKHSGGGNWLLMETNGLLHVGAMFPEFKDAQKWRDTAVERLVKQMATQVYPDGAQFELTTSYHSISLWNLLHPVILMHAAGNFELPKEYTDRLALMFRWSAGVSRPDGKAPMLNDADQHDILRRVQEPARKIGGDSIPEIRGLLDIKPEKKSVFLPYSGISCMRAQDLYLMMDAGPYGAGHQHEDKLNLEVYAYGRPFVVDPGRFTYTAEGAPFKGTGAHNTILVDGHGQYRRGVDRGNWIVSEPAPGCRWVSNDGFDYAEGVYEDGFGVENDKTVTHIRKVFFIKPEYWIVIDVLKGEGEHEFEQMWHFMPGEVAVEPGTARTLNDDANLTVVRADGAEARLVEGEDRPILGYYAPLYNIREPSPTAVFTRSCATPAAFETVLYPSKGAAIVPEARPIHCLIAGKHPGSGQVSAISIRLPEYEDVLVVCHDPEAIGRAKRFLGYEFTGEALWIRTDKMGREIKRCSM, via the coding sequence ATGGATGACTCTCAGGCGAAGGCTTTTTTCGATCTGGTGAACCTCGACTACCCCGGCCTGGAGGCGGTCAAGGCTTCAGTTCAGTCGGGCGACTACGGGCAGGCGAAGGAGCGGATCGTTCAGTACTACAGGACGCGCGCGAAGCCCGGATGGTACTGCAAGGAGCCGCCGGAGGGCGGTCTCTATCCATCTCTCGACTCCACAACCGCCGACGACGTCCTCGCGCGAAGGTTCACGATCAGCAGCAAGACCGCTCAGTATGAGCGCAGGATTGACTGGGCCGTCGTGCCCTACGGCGACAGGGAGTACACTTGGCTGCTCAACCGGCACACGTACTTCCTCGAACTCGGGCGGGCTTATCTTCGGACGGGCGACGAGAAGTACGCCCGGGCATTCGACGAGATCGTCACCGACTGGATCATCAGCAATCCGGTGGCGGACGACGGCGGGACGAGCAGAAACTCCTGGCGCACCCTCGAGGCGGGCATCAGGATGTTCAACTCCTGGCAGATGGGCTGGCAGTCATTCAAGGACTCGCCCAGCTTCACCACGGACTCCCGAATCCTCATGTTGAGGTCGTTCGCGGAGCACGCGGACTTCCTGATGAAGCACTCCGGCGGGGGGAACTGGCTGCTCATGGAGACGAACGGCCTGCTCCACGTCGGCGCGATGTTCCCCGAGTTCAAGGACGCTCAGAAGTGGCGGGACACCGCCGTCGAGCGGCTGGTCAAGCAGATGGCGACTCAGGTCTACCCGGACGGAGCGCAGTTCGAGTTGACGACATCCTACCACAGCATCAGCCTGTGGAACCTGCTTCACCCGGTGATCCTGATGCATGCCGCCGGCAACTTCGAGTTGCCGAAGGAGTACACCGACCGGCTGGCGCTGATGTTCCGGTGGAGCGCCGGGGTCAGCCGCCCGGACGGCAAGGCGCCGATGCTGAACGACGCCGACCAGCATGACATACTCCGCAGGGTGCAGGAACCTGCCCGCAAGATCGGCGGCGACAGTATACCCGAGATCAGGGGCCTGCTCGACATCAAGCCCGAGAAGAAGTCGGTCTTCCTGCCGTACTCCGGCATCTCGTGCATGAGGGCGCAGGACCTCTACCTGATGATGGATGCGGGACCCTACGGCGCGGGCCACCAGCACGAGGACAAGCTCAACCTGGAGGTCTATGCCTACGGACGCCCGTTCGTCGTCGATCCGGGGCGCTTCACCTACACGGCCGAGGGCGCGCCGTTCAAGGGAACGGGCGCTCACAACACGATCCTGGTTGACGGTCACGGCCAGTACCGAAGGGGCGTGGACCGCGGCAACTGGATCGTGAGCGAGCCCGCGCCCGGATGCCGGTGGGTCTCGAATGACGGCTTCGACTACGCGGAGGGCGTCTACGAAGACGGCTTCGGCGTTGAGAACGACAAGACGGTCACTCATATCCGCAAGGTATTCTTTATCAAGCCGGAGTACTGGATCGTCATAGACGTCCTGAAGGGCGAGGGAGAGCACGAGTTCGAGCAGATGTGGCACTTCATGCCCGGCGAGGTCGCGGTCGAGCCGGGGACCGCGCGGACGCTCAACGACGACGCGAACCTGACGGTGGTGCGCGCGGACGGCGCGGAGGCGCGACTCGTCGAAGGCGAGGACCGGCCGATCCTGGGATACTACGCGCCGCTGTACAATATCCGCGAGCCGTCGCCGACCGCCGTGTTCACCCGATCCTGCGCGACGCCCGCCGCTTTCGAAACGGTGCTGTACCCGTCGAAGGGCGCTGCGATCGTGCCTGAGGCGCGGCCGATCCACTGCCTGATCGCCGGCAAGCATCCCGGTTCCGGGCAGGTGTCGGCGATCTCGATCCGGTTGCCGGAGTACGAGGACGTCCTGGTCGTCTGCCACGACCCGGAGGCGATCGGCCGGGCAAAGCGGTTTCTCGGCTATGAGTTCACCGGCGAGGCGCTGTGGATTCGCACAGACAAAATGGGCAGGGAGATCAAGAGATGTTCGATGTGA
- a CDS encoding ROK family protein, which yields MFTIGIDIGGTKIAGGLVDRSGAITERIQCPTRASEGAEAVMSRAVNAAARLRSAAGGKIEGIGVASGGQIDPRTGVVIHATDLLPGWKGTRITEIIEERFGVKTRVLNDGSAAALGEGRFGAAKGVSDFVLLTLGTGVGGGIVTGGRLINGALGVAGSIGHMVIDCDGRQCNCGSRGCLEAYVSGTAILGRMIELAEIRSYNSPFIERLRQGEPRSSSLMCEAVGDDLGGEVIREAGEYLGWGFVSLLNLLNPAMIVIGGGVAVLGDALLDPSREVARKYALRGEWDPVRIVRAELGNNAGLVGAASLVWE from the coding sequence ATGTTCACCATCGGCATAGACATAGGCGGGACGAAGATCGCGGGCGGACTGGTAGACCGATCCGGCGCGATCACCGAGCGCATCCAGTGCCCGACGCGCGCATCGGAGGGAGCGGAGGCCGTGATGTCCCGCGCCGTCAACGCGGCTGCGAGACTGAGGAGTGCCGCCGGCGGAAAGATCGAGGGCATCGGAGTAGCGTCGGGCGGCCAGATAGACCCCAGGACGGGCGTCGTCATCCACGCGACCGACCTGCTCCCCGGCTGGAAGGGCACCCGCATCACCGAGATCATCGAGGAACGGTTCGGCGTGAAGACCAGGGTGCTGAACGACGGGAGCGCCGCCGCGCTCGGCGAGGGTCGCTTCGGGGCAGCGAAAGGCGTCTCGGATTTCGTGCTCCTCACCCTCGGGACGGGAGTCGGTGGCGGCATCGTGACCGGCGGGCGGCTGATCAACGGCGCGCTCGGCGTTGCGGGTTCGATCGGGCACATGGTGATTGACTGCGACGGGCGGCAGTGCAACTGCGGGAGCCGGGGATGCCTGGAGGCGTACGTGTCCGGGACGGCGATCCTCGGTCGGATGATCGAGCTGGCTGAGATTCGCAGTTACAACTCCCCGTTCATCGAGCGGTTGAGGCAGGGCGAGCCGCGGAGTTCGAGCCTGATGTGCGAAGCGGTCGGCGACGACCTCGGCGGCGAGGTCATACGCGAGGCGGGAGAGTATCTTGGCTGGGGTTTCGTATCCCTGCTCAACCTGCTCAACCCCGCGATGATCGTGATCGGCGGCGGAGTGGCGGTGCTGGGCGACGCGCTGCTCGATCCGTCTCGCGAGGTCGCCCGGAAGTACGCGCTCCGAGGCGAGTGGGACCCGGTGCGCATCGTCCGCGCGGAGTTGGGCAACAACGCGGGCCTCGTCGGGGCCGCGAGCCTGGTATGGGAGTAG
- a CDS encoding Gfo/Idh/MocA family oxidoreductase, with protein MIKIGLIGYGFMGRMHAECYAASGKGQVVALADVEADRRDDASAKWGCRTFASIGALLDGADVDAVDICTPTYLHEEHVLAAISAGKDVFCEKPLALTNESCERIVLAAKDAGIKLQVGHVVRFWPDLQVVKSVLDLGRLGKPVWASARRLSSPATWAWQGWLQDPARSGGAILDLHIHDLDFLTWILGRPTHVMSTGVRTATGALDTALTTLIGHSDGMTSQAEGSLAMPDGFPFTNQLLVVCEKGSVQFDLTAGPSVIVRPSGAPEEYPEIPTVEAGTAEAGGNVSSLGGYFNEIVYFLECIREGVKPTTITPDEAAFAVRLCLAATESAQTGRVATV; from the coding sequence ATGATCAAGATCGGACTTATCGGCTACGGATTCATGGGCAGGATGCACGCCGAGTGCTACGCGGCGTCCGGCAAGGGGCAGGTCGTCGCACTTGCGGATGTCGAGGCTGACCGCCGCGACGACGCCTCCGCGAAGTGGGGCTGTCGGACGTTCGCAAGCATCGGGGCGCTGCTCGACGGCGCGGACGTTGACGCGGTGGACATCTGCACGCCAACCTACCTGCACGAGGAGCACGTCCTGGCCGCGATCAGCGCCGGGAAGGACGTCTTCTGCGAGAAGCCGCTCGCGCTCACTAACGAGTCCTGCGAGCGGATCGTTTTGGCGGCGAAGGATGCAGGTATCAAGCTCCAGGTCGGGCATGTCGTCCGGTTCTGGCCGGACCTGCAGGTCGTGAAGTCCGTGCTCGACTTGGGACGGCTCGGGAAACCGGTCTGGGCGTCCGCCCGTCGGCTCAGTTCCCCGGCGACGTGGGCCTGGCAGGGATGGCTACAGGATCCGGCTCGGAGCGGAGGGGCGATCCTCGACCTGCATATCCACGACCTCGATTTCCTGACCTGGATACTCGGCCGCCCGACGCATGTGATGTCAACCGGCGTCCGGACGGCGACGGGCGCACTCGATACGGCGCTCACGACGCTGATCGGCCACTCCGACGGCATGACGAGCCAGGCAGAGGGCTCTCTCGCGATGCCGGACGGTTTCCCGTTCACGAACCAGCTTCTCGTGGTCTGCGAGAAGGGATCGGTGCAGTTCGACCTGACCGCCGGTCCGTCGGTTATCGTGCGTCCGTCGGGCGCTCCCGAGGAGTACCCGGAGATTCCGACGGTCGAAGCCGGGACAGCTGAGGCGGGCGGAAACGTCTCATCGCTCGGCGGCTACTTCAACGAGATCGTCTATTTCCTGGAGTGCATCCGTGAGGGCGTTAAGCCGACTACCATCACACCTGATGAGGCGGCGTTCGCGGTGAGGCTGTGCCTGGCCGCCACGGAGTCGGCTCAGACCGGGCGGGTGGCAACTGTCTGA
- a CDS encoding methyltransferase domain-containing protein gives MKRSKQNRPKDCPFVGKGGLKLQFALEHFGIDVHGLVAADLGCNVGGFTDALIQGGAARVYAVDTSYGLLAWKLRTDERVVVVERTNALHWTPPELFDLAVGDLGWTKQELALPLMARILKPGGQALSLVKPQYEAEGNRGVLPEERIPDVLEAVRSKVPEEFEVLGEERSPYIGGGGNIEYWLWLRKR, from the coding sequence ATGAAACGATCGAAACAGAACCGGCCGAAGGACTGCCCATTTGTCGGTAAGGGCGGGCTGAAACTCCAGTTCGCTCTGGAGCATTTCGGCATAGACGTGCACGGCCTCGTGGCCGCCGACCTGGGATGCAACGTCGGCGGGTTCACGGACGCGCTCATCCAAGGCGGCGCGGCGAGGGTGTATGCCGTGGATACCTCCTATGGTCTGCTGGCGTGGAAGCTGCGGACCGACGAGCGCGTGGTGGTCGTCGAGCGGACGAACGCGCTCCACTGGACGCCGCCCGAACTCTTCGATCTGGCGGTCGGCGACCTCGGCTGGACGAAGCAGGAGTTGGCGCTCCCACTGATGGCGCGCATCCTTAAGCCGGGCGGGCAGGCGCTCTCGCTAGTGAAGCCGCAGTATGAGGCGGAAGGTAATCGGGGGGTTCTGCCGGAGGAACGCATCCCCGATGTGCTGGAGGCGGTGCGGTCGAAGGTCCCGGAGGAGTTCGAAGTCCTCGGGGAAGAGCGTTCACCATACATCGGCGGCGGCGGGAACATCGAGTATTGGCTGTGGCTGAGGAAACGGTGA
- a CDS encoding PIG-L family deacetylase, translated as MEEWECGSMGVWECGSPEFIRLMAPGAWDRGIALALAPHPDDPDAIAVTLRLLADSGWEMHWAVVTSGWSGVTDDFCGPDRRMKAEVRLAEQRESARLFGLPSDRLYFLEAEETDEGELALTDANRRAVTSLLDRLQPDVVLLPHGKDSNPTHRLVYEWFDQWADSVTRPLLALGNEDPKSEDFHPNVEVTFGEDEALWKASLLECHRSQSARNQATRGITFVERILGMNRHADGIYSERFEAALRRI; from the coding sequence ATGGAGGAGTGGGAGTGCGGGAGTATGGGTGTATGGGAGTGTGGGAGCCCTGAGTTCATCCGCCTGATGGCGCCGGGTGCCTGGGATCGAGGAATCGCGTTGGCACTGGCCCCTCATCCGGACGATCCGGATGCGATCGCGGTGACCCTTCGTCTTTTGGCCGATAGCGGCTGGGAGATGCACTGGGCGGTCGTCACCTCGGGCTGGTCCGGCGTTACCGACGACTTCTGCGGCCCTGATCGGCGGATGAAGGCCGAGGTGCGCCTGGCCGAACAGCGCGAGTCGGCGCGTCTCTTCGGTCTGCCGTCGGACCGGCTCTACTTCCTGGAGGCAGAGGAAACCGACGAGGGCGAGCTTGCCCTGACTGATGCCAATCGCCGCGCGGTGACCTCCCTGCTCGACCGCCTGCAACCTGATGTGGTACTCCTGCCCCATGGGAAGGATTCCAATCCGACCCATCGGCTGGTGTACGAGTGGTTCGATCAGTGGGCCGACTCGGTGACCCGGCCGCTCCTGGCGCTCGGCAACGAGGATCCGAAGTCCGAGGACTTCCATCCGAACGTGGAGGTGACTTTCGGCGAGGACGAAGCCTTGTGGAAGGCGTCGCTCTTGGAATGCCATCGGTCGCAGAGCGCGCGAAACCAGGCGACCCGGGGGATCACCTTCGTTGAGAGGATCCTGGGTATGAACCGCCACGCGGATGGCATCTACTCCGAGCGGTTTGAAGCGGCACTCCGGCGTATCTGA
- a CDS encoding nucleotidyltransferase domain-containing protein: protein MRNHPNLDRERIAEFCRRNHIRKLSLFGSILRQDFRIDSDVDVLVEFEPGYRVGLIRMAAMENDLSAMIGRKVDMRTPQDLSRYFRDKVVSSAEVQYVA from the coding sequence ATGAGAAACCATCCAAACCTTGACCGCGAACGGATCGCTGAGTTCTGCAGGCGAAACCACATACGGAAGCTGTCCTTGTTCGGCTCGATCCTGCGACAGGATTTCCGGATCGACAGCGATGTGGACGTTCTCGTAGAGTTCGAGCCGGGCTACCGGGTCGGACTGATCCGGATGGCCGCGATGGAGAACGACCTCTCCGCGATGATCGGCCGCAAGGTGGACATGCGTACCCCTCAGGATCTCAGCCGCTATTTTCGTGACAAGGTCGTGTCTTCAGCCGAGGTCCAGTATGTTGCCTGA
- a CDS encoding DUF86 domain-containing protein — translation MPEEDIVRLRHMLDAAEEALDFARGRSRADLDTDRMFARAVVQDIEIVGEAAGAVSRETQGLYLDIPWAAITAMRNRLIHAYFDIDLDRVWDTLVDDLPSLVPELRRIVRGQD, via the coding sequence TTGCCTGAAGAAGACATCGTGAGACTCCGCCACATGCTGGATGCTGCTGAAGAAGCGCTCGACTTTGCACGTGGCAGATCAAGGGCGGACCTCGATACCGACCGCATGTTTGCTCGCGCGGTTGTCCAGGATATCGAGATCGTCGGCGAGGCTGCCGGCGCTGTCAGTCGGGAGACGCAGGGTCTATACCTGGACATACCGTGGGCCGCGATTACCGCCATGCGCAACCGGCTCATTCACGCGTATTTCGACATAGACCTGGATCGCGTGTGGGATACCCTGGTGGACGACCTCCCGAGCCTTGTCCCGGAACTGCGCCGTATCGTTCGAGGGCAAGACTGA
- a CDS encoding alcohol dehydrogenase catalytic domain-containing protein yields the protein MLPKTMRAVVTYGPEDYRLEEVPTPQAGPGEVVVKVDHAGVCASDVKCFTGAHHFWGPGGACEPPIIAGHEFAGEVVQLGEGAGEKHGLAIGDLAVSEQIVPCGECRYCATGRYWLCREANVYGFKQKVPGAWAEYMKFPAKSRNYKLPVGISRTAAAAIEPLACSIHAVQRAQIQLGDVVVIAGAGTLGLGMVGVAKLLTPSLLISIDPKDYRLEVAKHLGADMTMNPDREDVVARVLDLTDGYGCDVYINATGYPESVLPGLMMLRKLGTFVEYGVFREPATVDWTIIGDKKELNVLGAHLAPYTFPLAIDYIMRGLVDVSPIVTHELPLENYETALHMVHEATESIKVLLKP from the coding sequence ATGCTGCCCAAGACCATGAGAGCCGTCGTCACATACGGTCCGGAGGACTACCGGCTCGAGGAAGTGCCGACCCCGCAGGCCGGACCCGGAGAGGTCGTCGTCAAGGTTGACCACGCGGGAGTCTGCGCGAGTGACGTGAAGTGCTTCACCGGCGCTCACCACTTCTGGGGACCCGGTGGGGCGTGCGAGCCGCCGATCATCGCGGGCCATGAGTTCGCGGGTGAGGTCGTCCAACTCGGCGAAGGCGCTGGGGAGAAGCACGGCCTGGCGATCGGCGATCTCGCCGTCTCGGAGCAGATCGTCCCCTGCGGCGAGTGCCGATACTGCGCGACCGGCAGGTACTGGCTCTGCAGGGAGGCGAACGTCTACGGCTTCAAGCAGAAAGTCCCGGGTGCGTGGGCCGAGTACATGAAGTTCCCCGCCAAGTCGCGCAACTACAAGCTGCCCGTGGGAATCTCCCGGACCGCCGCCGCCGCGATCGAGCCGCTCGCATGCTCGATCCATGCCGTCCAGAGGGCGCAAATCCAACTCGGCGATGTCGTCGTGATCGCGGGCGCGGGGACTCTCGGCCTCGGGATGGTCGGCGTCGCGAAGCTCCTGACCCCATCGCTCCTGATCTCGATTGATCCGAAGGACTACCGCCTGGAGGTGGCAAAGCATCTCGGCGCGGACATGACGATGAACCCCGACCGGGAGGATGTCGTCGCGCGGGTGCTCGATCTGACCGACGGCTACGGGTGCGATGTCTACATCAATGCGACCGGCTACCCGGAGTCGGTGCTCCCCGGCCTGATGATGCTCCGGAAGCTCGGCACGTTCGTGGAGTACGGCGTCTTCCGCGAGCCGGCGACCGTGGACTGGACGATCATCGGCGACAAGAAGGAGCTGAACGTCCTCGGGGCGCACCTCGCGCCGTACACGTTCCCGCTGGCGATTGACTACATCATGCGCGGCCTGGTGGATGTCTCCCCGATCGTGACCCACGAACTGCCGCTGGAGAACTACGAAACCGCCCTCCACATGGTCCACGAAGCGACGGAATCTATCAAGGTGCTGCTGAAACCTTGA
- a CDS encoding alanine--glyoxylate aminotransferase family protein — protein sequence MGPGPSNVDPQVLQAMALPTIGHLDPDFIEIMESTKDMLKRVMMTENELTIPVSGTGSAGMEAAICNLVEPGDRVVVCVNGVFGTRMVDVAGRYGAEVIRVDAPWGKPIDPADVRKAVAGGGIKFVGIVHAETSTGVLQPLEEISKIVHDAGALFLVDTVTSLGGHPVRVDEWKIDACYSGTQKCLSIPPGLAPISFSPPAVEVIANRKTKVASWYLDMNFIRNYWGSERVYHHTAPINAIYGFHEGLRLILDEGLENRWARHKANHELLVAGLAEMGLGILPDPGFRLWSLNAVTIPDGADDMAVRKQLLADYNIEVGGGLGDLKGKVWRVGLMGASSTPNNVILLLGALKKILG from the coding sequence ATGGGCCCCGGCCCGAGCAATGTAGACCCTCAGGTCCTTCAGGCGATGGCGCTTCCCACCATCGGCCACCTCGACCCTGACTTCATCGAGATCATGGAGAGCACGAAGGACATGCTCAAGCGGGTCATGATGACCGAGAACGAGCTGACGATCCCCGTCTCCGGCACCGGAAGCGCCGGGATGGAGGCCGCGATCTGCAACCTCGTCGAGCCGGGCGACCGCGTCGTCGTCTGCGTGAACGGCGTCTTCGGCACCCGCATGGTGGATGTCGCGGGCCGCTACGGAGCCGAGGTCATCCGCGTCGACGCTCCCTGGGGCAAGCCGATCGATCCGGCGGACGTCCGCAAAGCGGTCGCGGGCGGAGGGATCAAGTTCGTCGGCATCGTACATGCGGAGACCTCGACGGGCGTCCTTCAGCCGCTCGAGGAGATTTCGAAGATCGTCCACGACGCCGGCGCCCTCTTCCTGGTAGATACCGTCACGTCGCTCGGCGGCCATCCGGTCCGGGTGGATGAGTGGAAGATAGACGCGTGCTATTCCGGCACCCAGAAGTGCCTCAGCATCCCGCCGGGCCTCGCGCCGATCTCGTTCTCGCCGCCAGCGGTCGAGGTCATCGCAAACCGTAAGACCAAGGTGGCGAGCTGGTACCTCGACATGAACTTCATCCGCAACTACTGGGGCAGTGAGCGAGTCTACCATCACACCGCCCCGATCAACGCGATCTATGGCTTCCACGAGGGCCTGCGCCTGATCCTCGACGAGGGCCTCGAGAACCGCTGGGCGAGGCACAAGGCGAACCACGAGCTGCTCGTCGCCGGCCTCGCGGAGATGGGCCTCGGCATCCTTCCCGATCCCGGCTTCCGGCTCTGGAGCCTGAACGCCGTCACGATCCCCGACGGAGCGGACGACATGGCGGTCCGGAAGCAGTTGCTCGCCGACTACAACATCGAGGTCGGCGGCGGACTCGGCGATCTGAAGGGCAAGGTCTGGCGCGTCGGCCTGATGGGAGCCAGCTCCACGCCGAACAACGTCATCCTGCTCCTCGGCGCGCTCAAGAAGATACTCGGGTAG
- a CDS encoding FAD-binding protein: protein MLKVQGGLVDRLRAVMPPDAVVDDPLRLSFYGYDGTFYEGMPDVALLPETTEQVSAAVRLCAESGVPLVARGAATSLSGGPVPVRGGAVFSFTRMDRILDLDYANQRAVVQPGVVNLQFQNVLAKNRFFYAPDPASQCVCTLGGNVGENSGGPHCLKYGVTANHILGLTMVLPDGSVLETSLDQSGYDLTGVIVGSEGTFGLVTEIVCRIMPLPESVVTMLAVFDTLDGASRSVSGIIAEGIITATLEMMDNQTIRAVERHLSAGYPLDAEAVLLIELDGPKGTLADQVARVEEVCRRNGVRSLDKAEDEAQRALLWKGRKGAFGAVVNIAPSKICTDISVPRTELPATLAAVMEIGRRHDIAIANVFHAGDGNLHPLILFDPRDDGQLRRARQADQEITQLALEYGGVLTGEHGIGCVKRQYMTQMFGPSELRLMHRIKDAFDPEHRCNPGKVLPDLSELADPDLPNLAGRALDLQPLDQEAVRATLAIANRDGAKLLVRGGGTKSPRSTGGRSVLKLGWLNRIISHDYENLTVTAECGVTLGALEQALAEHGQMLPFRRRFDDSETLGGIIAADQSGPGRLVYGTPRDFVTGIKAALPNGEVVSFGGSCVKNVAGYAVEKLLIGSRGTLAAILEVTLRTVPRTVDCGTEVRGASASSGAQGRAEAASGDSASALQEWIKRAFDPNGVLPE, encoded by the coding sequence ATGCTTAAGGTTCAAGGCGGCCTTGTTGACCGCCTGCGTGCGGTGATGCCCCCTGACGCCGTTGTGGACGATCCGCTGCGGCTGTCGTTCTACGGCTACGACGGCACGTTCTACGAGGGAATGCCGGATGTCGCCCTCCTGCCGGAGACCACCGAGCAGGTTTCCGCGGCCGTCAGGCTGTGCGCGGAATCAGGGGTTCCGCTCGTAGCGCGCGGAGCGGCGACCAGTCTCAGCGGCGGGCCGGTTCCCGTGCGAGGCGGCGCGGTATTCTCGTTCACGAGGATGGACCGCATCTTGGATCTCGACTATGCCAATCAGCGCGCGGTCGTGCAACCCGGCGTCGTCAACCTCCAGTTCCAGAACGTCCTCGCGAAGAACCGATTCTTCTACGCGCCCGATCCCGCCAGCCAGTGCGTCTGCACCCTTGGCGGGAACGTCGGCGAGAACTCCGGCGGCCCTCATTGCCTCAAGTACGGTGTCACCGCCAACCACATCCTCGGCCTGACGATGGTCCTGCCCGACGGATCGGTCCTCGAGACGAGCCTCGATCAATCGGGTTATGACCTCACCGGCGTGATCGTCGGCAGCGAGGGGACATTCGGCCTCGTGACCGAGATCGTCTGCCGGATCATGCCGCTCCCCGAGTCGGTGGTCACGATGCTGGCTGTCTTCGATACCCTCGACGGCGCGAGCCGCTCGGTCTCGGGCATCATCGCCGAGGGAATCATCACCGCGACACTCGAGATGATGGACAATCAGACGATCCGCGCGGTCGAGAGGCATCTCAGCGCAGGGTATCCGCTCGATGCGGAAGCGGTTCTGCTGATCGAACTCGACGGGCCAAAGGGAACGCTGGCCGATCAGGTCGCGCGCGTCGAAGAGGTCTGCCGCCGGAATGGAGTTCGCAGCCTGGATAAGGCCGAGGACGAGGCTCAGCGCGCGCTCCTCTGGAAGGGGCGAAAGGGCGCATTCGGGGCGGTCGTCAACATCGCGCCGAGTAAGATCTGTACCGACATCTCGGTTCCAAGGACCGAACTCCCGGCGACGCTAGCGGCCGTCATGGAGATCGGGCGCAGGCACGACATCGCGATCGCGAACGTCTTCCACGCGGGAGACGGCAACCTCCACCCGCTGATACTCTTCGATCCGCGCGATGACGGCCAGCTTCGGCGGGCACGGCAAGCCGACCAGGAGATCACGCAGCTTGCCCTCGAGTACGGTGGAGTTCTCACCGGCGAGCACGGTATCGGCTGTGTCAAGCGGCAGTACATGACGCAGATGTTCGGCCCGTCCGAGTTGCGGCTCATGCACCGGATAAAGGATGCATTCGACCCCGAGCACCGATGCAATCCGGGCAAGGTTCTCCCCGACTTGAGCGAGCTCGCAGATCCGGACCTGCCTAACCTTGCCGGACGCGCGCTCGACCTCCAGCCGCTGGACCAGGAGGCTGTGAGAGCCACGCTCGCCATTGCGAATCGTGACGGCGCGAAGTTGCTGGTCCGAGGCGGCGGGACCAAGTCGCCGCGGTCCACCGGTGGAAGGTCCGTTCTGAAGCTCGGATGGCTGAACCGGATCATCTCGCACGACTACGAGAACCTCACCGTCACCGCCGAGTGTGGAGTCACGCTGGGTGCGCTCGAGCAGGCCCTCGCCGAGCATGGGCAGATGCTCCCGTTCCGCAGGCGGTTCGATGACAGCGAGACTCTCGGAGGTATCATCGCCGCCGACCAGTCGGGACCGGGGCGGCTCGTCTACGGAACGCCGAGGGATTTCGTCACCGGCATCAAGGCGGCGCTCCCGAACGGCGAGGTCGTGTCGTTCGGCGGCTCCTGCGTGAAGAACGTCGCGGGCTATGCTGTCGAGAAGCTGCTCATCGGCTCGCGGGGCACGCTGGCCGCGATCCTTGAGGTCACCCTGCGCACTGTGCCTCGGACTGTGGACTGCGGAACCGAAGTCCGCGGAGCTTCCGCTTCCTCTGGGGCGCAAGGCAGAGCGGAAGCTGCGTCCGGAGACTCCGCCTCCGCACTCCAAGAATGGATCAAGCGCGCATTCGACCCGAACGGGGTTCTACCCGAATGA